A window of Microbacterium hominis genomic DNA:
TTGGTCGCGTCGCCCTCCGCCTCCGCGGCCGCGGCCGCACTCTCGGGCTGTCGGCGCGGGGCCTGCGTCTTCACGGCCTGCGTCCTGGGCGCCGTGGCGATGCGGCCCTTGGTGCCGGCGGGGATGTCGAGCTCCTCGAACAGGTGCGGGCTCGAGGAGTACGTCTCGACGGGCTCGGGCTGGCCGAACTCCAGCGCCCGGTTGATGAGGGCCCACTTGTGCAGGTCCTCCCAGTCCACGAACGTGACCGCGATGCCGGTCTTGCCGGCGCGACCGGTGCGGCCGGCGCGGTGGAGGTAGGTCTTCTCGTCGTCGGGGATCGTGTGGTTGATGACGTGTGTGACATCGTCCACGTCGATGCCGCGGGCGGCGACGTCGGTGGCGATGAGCACGTCCTTCTTGCCCGCCTTGAAGCCCGCCATCGAGCGCTCGCGCGCCTCCTGGCTCATGTCGCCGTGCACGGCGCCCGCGTTGAATCCGCGGTCGTTCAGCTCGTCGACGAGCTTCTGCGCGGCGCGCTTGGTGCGCGTGAAGATCACGGTCTTGCCACGGCCGTCGGCCTGCAGGATGCGCGCGATGACCTCGTCCTTGTCGAGCGAGTGGGCGCGATAGACGAGGTGTCGGATGTTCGCCTGCGTCAGGCCCTCGTCGGGGTCGTTCGCGCGGATGTGGATCGGGTTCGACATGAACCGGCGTGCGAGCGCCACGATCGGTCCGGGCATGGTCGCCGAGTAGAGCATCGTGTGGCGGACGGCGGGGATCTTCTGGAAGATCTTCTCGATGTCGGGGAGGAACCCGAGATCGAGCATCTTGTCGGCTTCGTCGAGCACGACCTCGGTCGCGTTCGAGAGGTCGAGCAGGCGCTGGTTCGCCAGGTCGATGAGGCGACCCGGGGTGCCGACGACGATCTGCGCACCGGCCTTCAACTGCTCGATCTGGCCCTCGTAGGCCTTTCCGCCGTAGATGGCGACGACGCTCGTGGAGCGGTTCTCCGTGAGCATGTCGATGTCTTCGTAGACCTGGACGGCCAACTCGCGGGTGGGAACCACGATGAGCGCCTTCACTCCGTGAGCCGGGTCGGCGCCGAGGCGCTGCACGACCGGGATGCCGAACCCGAAGGTCTTGCCGGTGCCGGTCTTGGCCTGGCCGATGATGTCCTGGCCGGGAAGGCCGAGGGGGATCGTCTGCTCCTGGATGGGGAAGGCGTCCTGGATGCCGCGCGAGGCCAGGGCCTCGACGATGTCCGGGTCCACGCCGAGGTCGGCGAAGGTCGTCACGATATGTGCCTGTTCGGTTGAGGGCGGCGTGAGATGCCGCGAAATGGATCCACGCCCTCATTCAGCCGCAGGCGCGGGGCCCCGATCCGTCGCCGGGACGCGATCCAGGATACCCGGCTCTAGGCTGGACCTCGTGGTCAAGTGGTTCTGGCAGCGTCGAGACACCGGCGAGCGGGTGCTCTCGCTGCGCGCGCGAGGCGACTTCGGTGACGCGGTGCGGGTGGACTTCGAGGAGCTCGCCCCCGACATCGACACCTTCCTCGGGCAGGCGGCCTACCTCCAGCTCGGCTATTTCGAGACGCTCAGCGAGCTGATCGCGCTGACCCCGCAGCTCGAGAAGAAGGAGGCGCTCTCGCGGGCCGCCGGGGCGGCGCTGACCAAGCACGAGGCACTCGTCGCGCTGATCCGCGACCGCGGCGAGGACCCGACCGCGCTCATGCTCCCGTTCCGGGAGCCGCTGGACGCCTTCCGCGCCGCCACCCATGGGGTGCACGCGGAGGAGACGATGCTGTCGGTGCACATCACGGCGGGCATGCTCGATGACTTCTACCTCGCCCTCGCCGCGAGCTACGGCGAGACGGGGCGCCGCGTCGCCCGCATCCTGCGTGCCGACTCGGACCGCCAGGCGATCGTCGAGATCATCCGCGAGAGGATCGCCGGCGATGCCGAGTGGAAGTCGCTGCTCGCGATGTGGGGCAGGCGCCTGGTCGGCGACACGCTCCTGATCGCCCGGGCCGCCCTGCGACCGCGCTCCCTGCGTGAGGTCGACGAGGAGAAGGTCGAGCCGGTGTTCACCGAGCTGATGTCGGCCCACTCCCGTCGCATGGACGATATGGGCCTGGCGGCCTGATCAGCCGATCTTCAGGCGGGCGCGCTCGCGCACGTCGTGCGCCGCTCGGGCGCGGGCGAGGAGGATGACCGCGGGGTAGGTGACCGCGAGCGGTGCGATCAGCGCCGCCAGCCACGGCCACACCGTGTCGATGCCGATGCCCGCCCAGGTGAGGGCTGTCCAGGCGAGCCCCGCCGCGACAGCGCCGATCACGGGCGCGAGCACCACGCCGCGGGTGTCGCGTCGGTCGATGTGGAAGTGCACCCCGACGCCGAGGGCGGCGCCGAGGATGAAGGCGAGGAGGATCTGCACGGTCGGCTCAGGCGACGAAGCCGACGCGGCGGGACTCTTCGGTGCCCAGTTCGATGTACGCGAGCCCGGCCGTGGGGACGATGTAGGAGTTCCCCTTCACATCGGAGAACGTCACGTGCGTCGCCGCCGCGTCCAGCGCGGTCGCGATCGACTTCTTGACGTCTGCTGCCGGCTCGTTGGTCTCGAAGCTGAGCTCGCGTCCGGTGTTGGCGATTCCGATGCGGATCTCCACGTGACTGCCTTTCTCACGACTGGGCGCCCCGGGGGTCCGGTGCATGGCCACTCTACGACACCGCTCCGGTGCCGACGGCGGCGGGTCGCACGCTCTGGGCGAACGCCGCGCCCGCGGCGCGGATGTCGGTGGGGGAGCGCTAGCGTCGATGCCATGACCCCCGGAGCCGCCCCCGACTCCTCCGCCGATCTCGACACCGCGCAGCGCTCGGTCGTCCGCCTTCCCATCACGGCATGCGGTGTGGTGCTCGGCGCGCCCGGCACCGGCAAGACTGCGACGCTGCGCGAGCGCGTCGCGTGGATGCTGCGCGACGGCGGGCTGCGTCCGGAGGAGCTGCTCGTCCTCACGCCGACCCGGCAGACCGCGACGGCGCTGCGCGACCTGCTGGCGACCGGGCTCGACATCGCCACCCCCGGTCCGCTGGCCAGATCGACGGCGTCCTTCGCCTTCCAGCTGGTGCGCGCCGCCGCCGTGGCGGCAGAGGAGGAGGTGCCCCGGCTGCTCACCGCGGGTGATCAGGATCGGATCATCGCGGAACTGCTCGCCGGCGACGACGAAGATGCCGCGCAGGGCGCCGACCGCTGGCCGTCCGCCCTCGGACCCGCCGTGCGCGGTTCCCGCGCCTTCCGCGCGGAGCTGCGCGCGCTCGCGGCGCAGTGCGCCGATCTCGGCGTCGCGCCGCGGCAGCTGGCGCAGCTGGGCGTGCAGCACGGCATCCCCGCGTGGCAGGCGGCCGGCGCCTTCTTCACCGACTATCGGTACGCCCTCTCGCGCATGCGCGCGGCGCACCGCGATCCGGCCGAGCTGCTGCACGAGGCCGCCGGGCTGCTGGCCGGCGCCTCCGCCGAGCGGATCGGCCCCGCCGCGCAGCTGCGTGTGCTGCTCGTCGACGACGCGCAGGAGCTCACCCGCGGAGGCATCGCCCTGCTCGAGGCCGCGCGGCGGCGGGGGCTCGCCGTGCTCGCCTTCGGCGACCCCGACATCGGGTCGGGCGGTTTCCGGGGGCCAGCCCCGAGCTGTTCGAGGAGCTGGTGCGACTGCTGGGGGGCGCCGTGCACGTCCTCGACGGCGCGCACCGCGCCGCAGCCGGACTCACCCGCCTCACGCGCACGGTCACGTCCGCGATCGGCGCGGGCGGCCGGGTCGACCACCGCCGGCCGCCCGCACCGCCGATCCAGGACGACACGTCGGTGACGGCGGTCGTCGCGGCGTCGCCGTTCGAAGAGGTCGACCGCATCGCCCGCATCCTGCGCACCTGGCACGTCATCGACGGGATCCCCTGGGACGACCTGGCGGTCATCGCCCACGACACGCGCCAGGTCGCGCACCTCGAGGTCGAGCTCGCCGCACGCGAGGTGCCCACGCGCGCGGCGAGCGTGCCCCGGCCGCTCGGACGCGAAGACGCCGTGCGCGGACTCGTCTCGCTGGTCGCGCTCGGACTCGCACCGGCGCACGCCCGGCATCCCGATGCTCTGGCAGACGCCCTCGTCACGCCGTTCGGCGGTCTCGACGCGGTCGGCCTGAGGCGTCTGCGCGCGCGCCTGCGCATCGCCGAACTCGCCGAGGGCGGCACCCGGCCGGCGGCGGAGCTCCTGGCCGAGGCGATGGCCCAGCCCGCGCACCTGACGATGATCGACGCGCGCGAGGCGCGCCGCGCCGAGCGGCTCGCCGGCACGCTGTCGCGCGTCCACGACGAGGGCGCGCGCGGCGCGACGATCCACGAGCTCCTGTGGATCGTGTGGGAACGATCCGGGCTCGAGGCGCAGTGGTCCCGCGAGGCGAACGGCACCGGGCCGGTCGCCGAATCCGCGGCGCGATCGCTCGACGCCCTCGTCGCCCTGTTCGGCGCCGCCAAGCGCGCGGTCGAGCGCGCCCCCGAAGAAGGGCCGGCGCGCTTCATCCGCGAGATCCTCGACAGCGAGGTCCCGGAGGACATGCTCACGGCGCCGGAGCGCAGCGGGACCGTGTCGCTGCTCACTCCGGCTGCGGCGCTGGGCACGGAGTTCGAGGCGGTCGTGGTGGCCGGGGTTCAGGACGGAGTGTGGCCCAACACCCGCCTGCGCGGCGGACTGCTCGAAGGCTGGCGTCTCGGCGACGCCGTCGCCGGCTCCGCGACCGCACCCGGAGTGCTCGATCGGCGCAGGACCGTGCTCCACGAAGAGCTGCGGCTGTTCGTGCGGGCGATCTCCCGTGCCCGCAGCCATGTCGTGGTCTCGGCCGTCGACGACGACGACCTCGGAGTGAGCGGCCTGTTCGCGTACCTTCCGGACCCGGTCGACGATGACGCCGCGGGCCACCCGCTGACCCTGCGCGGGCTGGTGGCGCAGCACCGGCGCACGCTCACGACCGCGGTGACGGCGGCCGAGCGCGCGGACGCCGCCGCCCAGCTGGCGCTCCTCGCCGACGCCGGCGTCGCCGGCGCGTCCCCGGCGATCTGGTTCGGCGTGTCCGGGCCCACCACCCTCGCTCCGCTCCATGACCTCGATCGCGCCCCGGTGCGGGTCTCGCCGTCGCGGCTGGAGGGGTTCGAGGCGTGCGGACTGGACTGGGCGATCCGTGCGCTCGGGGGCGACACGCGTTCGTTCTCGTCCGGACTGGGCACGATCCTCCACGCCGCGATGGAGGAGGCCCCCGACGGCGACCTCGAGCGGCTTCGCGCGGTGGTCGACCGGCGCTGGGGCGAGCTCGAGTTCGAGGCGCCGTGGCTGCGCGCGCAGGAGCGCGCGTGGGCGGACACGCTCATCGGGCGGCTCCATGTGTACCTGCGCCGCGTCGAGCGCGAGGGCGGACGGCCCGTGGGTGCGGAGGCTCGATTCCGGCTGGCGGTGGACCTCGGCGACGACACCAGCGCGCCCCGCGTGCGCACGCTCGACGACGCGGACCCCGCTCCCGGCCACGCGGCGGTGCTCAGCGGGTCGATCGACCGCGTCGAGGAGTATCCGCCCGGCCGGGGTGAGGATCTCCCCGTCGCCGCGCCCTCCGACGGCCCGCGCGTTGTGGTCGTCGATCTCAAGACCGGTCGTTCAGAGCAGCGGGTCTCGGCTGCGAAGGTCGTCGACGACGCGCAGCTGGCCGCCTACCAGCTCGCGGTGGCAGCGGGGGTCATCGAGGGTGTCGACGGTCTGGAGAACGCCGGCGCCCGGCTGCTCGTGCTCTCCCGCACGCTCAAGGGGACGCATTACCGCATCGCGCATCAGGCGCCCATGACGGCGCAGGAGCGCGAGGCGTTCACACGCCGCATCGCGGACGATGCCCGGGGGATGGCGGCATCCACGTTCGTCGGCAACCTCGACACCCACTGCAACGACGATAGCTTCGCGGTGTGCCGACTGCACACCGTCAAGGCGGTGAGCGCATCGTGACGGCCCCCGCACTCCTGGACGAGCCCCGCTGGCGGGGCGAGCACGCCCTGTCCGCGGCGGTCCTCGCACAGGCGCTCGGACTTCCCGAGCCGACCGACGATCAGCGCGCGGTCATCCAGGCGCCTCCGTCGCCCGCGCTGGTGATCGCCGGGGCCGGCAGCGGCAAGACGGAGACCATGGCGGGTCGTGTGGTCTGGCTCGTGGCCAACGGACACGTCCGCCGAGACGAGGTGCTCGGTCTGACCTTCACCCGCAAGGCGGCCGGCGAACTGGCCGAGCGCATCGAGGCGCGGCTCGCACGCGTCGACGAGTACGGGCGACGGGGCCTCCTGCCCCACCTGCCCGATCTCGCCGCCGCGGGCGACCTGGCCCGGCTGTGGGAGACGGTGTCGGCGCAGCCGGTCCGGCAGCGCGGCGCCGCGCTCGCGGCCGCCCTCGACGCGCTGGCCGCCGCGCGCGGCGCGATCGTGCCCGACGACGAGGCACCCGGCGAATCCCTGCTCCTGCGGGCGCGGGTGTCGACGTACAACGCCTTCGCCGACGGCATCGTGCGCGAGCACGCCGCGCGCATCGGCCGTGAGTCGGAGATGGCGCTGCTGAGCCAATCCGGCTCCTGGCTGACCGCGCGCGGAGTCGTCATCGCCTCGCTCGACGAGCGCCTCGCCGAGCGCGAGGATCGCTTCGGCACCGTCGTCGACGCGGTGCAGACCCTCGCCGGCGAAGTCCTCGACAATCGCGCCGGGCTCGACGAGCTGTCCGACTTCGGATCCCGCTGGGCCGACGCGCTCGCACCGCTGACGAACCCGGCCCTGGCTTCGCCCGGCGACATCGAGAAGTTCCACGTGTCGATGAGCGGACTCCCGGTGCTGGCCGGTCTCGTGCGCGACTACGCCGCGGCCAAGCACGCGCGGGGCGCTCTCGACTTCGCCGATCAGGTCGCCGGCGCCCTGGAGATCGTGCAGGCCGCCCCCGACGTCGTGGCGCAGCTGCGCGACCAGTACCGTGTCGTGCTGCTCGACGAGTACCAGGACACCTCGGTGCTGCAGACGGAGCTGCTGGGGGCGATCTTCCGCGACACAGCGGTCATGGCGGTGGGCGATCCGCACCAGTCGATCTACGGGTGGCGCGGCGCCAGCGCCGACAATCTGCGTATGTTCCCGACCGCCTTCGCGACGCAGACCCGGTGCGAGCGGTTCGCGCTGATGATCAGCTGGCGCAACGATCTGAAGATCCTCGACGCCGCCAATGCCCTCATCGAGGGCGTCGCCGCCGACGTGCCCCCGCTGGTGGGCCGTCCGGGAGCCGGCGACGGCCGCGTCGGCTGCGCTTTCCCGCAGACGATCGAGCATGAGGCCGCGGAGGTGGCCGAATGGTTCGCGCGTGTGCGCGAGCGGCACCAGCAGAGCTCGGATACGCCCCACTCGGGAGCGATCCTCTTCCGTGCCAAGCGCCACATGTCGACTTTCGCCGACGCGCTGGCCGCGCGCGGCATCCCGCACCGCATCCTCGGGCTCGGCGGGCTGCTGTCCACTCCCGAGGTCGTCGACGTCGTGGCGGCTCTGCGCGTGATCAGCGATCCCGCCGCGGGCTCATCGCTGATCCGGCTGCTGGTCGGGCCGCGGTTCGGGATCGGCGTGGCCGACATGGCCGCGCTGCACGAACTCGCCGTGTCGCTCGCGCAGCGGGACGAGTCGTTCGGCCGGCTTCCGGACGAGCTGCTGCGCCGGCTTCGGGTCTCGGTCGGCGTCGATGAGCAGGTGTCGATCATCGACGCACTGGACGTGGTGCGCGCGGTGCCCGCCGAGTACGGCATGCTCTCGTCGTTCACCGCGGAGGGGGTGCGCCGTCTGAAGGACGCCGGCGCGGTGTTCGAGCGTCTTCGCGCGGGCGCGGGCCAGCCGATTCCCGAGCTCATCCGCTCGATCGAGCTCGAGCTGCTGCTGGACATCGAGCTCGCCGCGAACGAGACCCGGGGGCCCGCGCGGCTCGCCTCCGCCCAGCTGCGCTCGTTCGTCGACGAGGTGCGCACCTTCCTCGCCGCCGATGAGCGGGGATCGATCGGCAGCCTCCTCGCCTGGCTCGACCACGCCGAGGAGACCGACGAGCTGATGCCGCGCCCTGAGCCGCCCGAGCCGGGGGTCGTGCAGCTGCTGACGATCCACGGGTCGAAGGGCCTCGAATGGGATGCCGTCGCGGTCGTGCGCCTCGTGAAGGAGGAATTGCCCAAGCGGCCGCGGACCACGCTCGGCTGGCTCGGCTTCGGTGTGCTGCCGTATCCGTTCCGCGGCGATCGCGATGCGCTGCCGCACCTGGATTGGACTCCCGAATCAGGGGGCACGCGCAGCGAGCTGCAGAAGGCGATCACGGCGTTCAAGTCCGCGGGCCGCGCATACCAGGAGGCGGAGGAGCGCCGTCTCGCCTACGTGGCTGTGACCCGCGCCCGCGGCGACCTGCTCCTGACGGGGTCCCAGTGGGGTGGCCAGAAGGACGCGCGCACCCCCTCGCCCTACCTCGTCGAGATGATCGCTGCGCTCGGGCTCGACCCGATCGACCTCGATGACGCCGGGGAGAACCCGTACGAAGGGCGGCAAGGGGCGACCCTGCGGTGGCCGCTCGACCCTCTCGGTGCCCGGGCCGAGAGGGTGCGTGCGGCCGCCGACATGGTCGCCGCCGCCCTCGAGAGACCCGACCGGGCCGAACCCGACCCGCAGCTGGACCGCCTCCTGCGCGAGCGGGCCGCGCGCGCGATGCCGATCGTGCCCCACGCGCCGCCGCGCGTGGCCGCGTCACGTTTCAAGGACTTCGTCGACGACTTCTCGGCGACGGCGCGCTCGATCATCCGTCCTCTCCCGGAGCGCCCGTATCGGCAGACGCGCATCGGCACCCTCTTCCACGCGTGGGTGGAGCATCGGTCGGGGCTCGCCGGACGGGGCTCGTCGCTCGACGACGGCCTCTGGGAGATCGACGAAGACGACGCGCCGCTCAGTGACGCCGCGCTGGCCGATGAGGGCCAGCTGGCCCGCCTGCGAGAGACCTTCCTCGCGTCGGAGTGGGCGGATCTGGCACCCCTGGAGGTCGAGACGGAGATCGACGTGACCCTCACGGGCGCCGAGGGACTCCTCACCGTGATCTGCAAGCTCGACGCGGTCTACCGCCGCGGCGGGCGCATCGAGATCGTCGACTGGAAGACGGGCCGCCCGCCCGCGTCCGACGCCGAGCGCGACGAGAGGATGCTGCAGCTCGCCCTCTACCGCGTCGCGTACCACAAGAGGCACGGCGTGCCGCTCGAGGAGATCGACGTGGCCCTGTACTACGTCGGAGATGATCTCGTGATCCGCTCGGATCGGGTCTACTCGGAGGAGGAGCTCGTCCAGCGCTGGAATGCCGCCCGCGAGGCTCGTTCGGCGTCGCGCGCGGCGGTCACATGATCGGGATCGTCACGGAGCATCGCAAGATCGAGGGGCTGCGTCTCCTCGGGGTCGCTCGACCCGCCCGACGCGCCCCGGCCGGTCGGCTCGCTCTGCGCCGCGGGGGCCATCCCTTCCACGGCGGTGACCGGCCCGGATCCGCCGGCGTCCTCCGCCCACAGCGCGAGCTCGTCAGCGCTGTAGGCGTCCGTCTGCATCGAGGTGTCGACGGCGGGACCGGCGCCCGGGGTCTGGGCGAGCAGCGCCAGTGCGTCATCGACGTCGAGCGCGGCATCCTCCACGAGATCGGCGGCTCCGACGGAGTCCGACAGGGTCCGCAGAAGCTCGGCCGCATCGGCGACGATGTCGGCGCGATCGGAATCGTGGCCGTGCAGCAGCCAGCGGCCGAACTCGAGCTCCGCGTACAGCCGTGCGCGATCGCGCAGGTGCGCGTCCGGGGCGCGACCGCTCCCGATCGCATAGGCCGCGTACACGTCTTCGGCGGCGTCGGGGGCTGAGGCGAGCCACTGCAGGTCGATGGCCGGATCGCCCAGCGACAGCCCGTGCCATTCGAGCACGCCGGTCACCTGGGGACTCCGTCGAGGTCCTGGAACAGGAACGCCGTCGAGGCCGCACCGCCCAGGACGACGGCCGACTCGAATCGCCACAGCCGGTCGGCGGCGACCGCCGCGCTCCACCGCGCGATGAGCGGCACGGGCATCGTCGGCAGGCTGGACACGCGGTCGATGAGCCGGGAGATGTCATCGCGCACCTGCTGCGGGGTGCGCGCCGGCAGCCCCTCCGCGTGCACCACCGACGACGGCAGTGCATGGATCGCCGCCAGCGCCGCACCCAGGGACTCGGCGGCGCCGCGGCCGGGCGGCAGGTGTGCGGGCTCGACGCGGTAGCCGGGCAGGAAGTCGACGACGAGCGCCCGCGACCCGGCGAGCGATGACTCACCCAGCAGATCCGGCGCGCGGAAGGGGAGGAGGCGGCGCACGCCGGCGGTCAGGGCGCGAAGCGCCCGCGCCTGCGCGGCGAGCTCGGCATCGATCGACGGGTCGGCGGCGACCCGCACGACGACGCGTCGGCCGTCCGCGAGTTCGGCGACGGCGCAGTCGTAGCGACCGGACGTGCCCTCGGTCAGCGCGCCGACACCGACGACGCCGACCTCGGGCAGGGCGGAGGTGACGGACGCGGCTAGAGTGAGGGGTGAGCGTGCCATGTGCCCAGGGTAGGTCGGGCGCGAGCGTGGACACTCGCGCCACGCCCTGGCTGTCGGACCGGCGGCCCGGCTCGTCGATGGCCCATGTTGTGCGGATTGTGCAGGGAGAGTCGTGTGACGCCGACCGATCACCCCTCTCCGGCCTTGGCCCGGGGCACGCTCGATCGTCGAGGCGACGAGCGCTTCCGCGACGGCCTTCTCGCATCCCTGCGCGCCGATGAGGCGACGCGCGTGCTCGTGCTCAGCGGCGACACCGCGCCGCTGTCCGGCTCGGGCGCGCTCCTCTGGGTCGCGCCCGCCGATGCGCCCGCCGATGCCGAGTGGGCGCTGCTCGGACGGGATGCACAGGGCACCGCGCACCTGGTCGCCGCCCTGGACGCGTCGGACGGCGAGCCCTTCGCGGCGCCCGCCGGGTGGGCGGGCCTGCGCAGCGTGGGTGCCGCGCTGTCGGCGGGCGATGCGGGGGCGATGGTCGAGGCGGTGAGTCTGGCGCGCTGGCTCCACGACGCGCGGTTCTGCCCCGCCTGCGGCGCGCGCGCCGTGCTCGGCGACGCCGGCTGGTCCCGGCGCTGCCCGGCGTGCTCCCGCCAGCACTTCCCGCGCACCGACCCCGCCGTGATCGTCGCTGTGACCTCCGCGGCCGATCCCGACCGCCTGCTGCTCGGGGCGAACGCCGTGTGGTCCGGCGAGCGGTACTCGTGCTTCGCCGGCTTCGTCGAGGCGGGGGAGTCGCTGGAGGCGGCGGTGCACCGGGAACTCGAGGAGGAAGCCGGCGTCACGGTCGGCGATCTGCGCTACCGCGGCTCGCAGGCGTGGCCGTACCCGCGTTCGCTGATGCTCGGGTTCCTCGCGACCGCGGTCGAGGACGCTGCCGCACGGCCGGACGGCGAGGAGATCGTGGCGGTGCGCTGGTTCACGCGCGAGGAGATCGGCGCCGCCCTGCGCGGCGAGGGCGGCATCCAGTTGCCCGGGCAGGCGTCGATCGCACATACGCTCATCAGCGACTGGTACGCGGGGAGCCGATGAACGATCGTGCCCTGGCCGGCCTCGACGAGCGGCAGCGCGAAGCGGCGAGCCTGCTGCGCGGACCGGTCGCCGTGCTCGCCGGTGCCGGCACAGGCAAAACGCGGGTCATCACGCACCGCATCGCGCACGGCGTCGACACCGGGGCCTACTCGCCCGGCCGCGTCATGGCGGTCACCTTCACCGCCAAGGCAGCGGGAGAGATGCGCGGGCGCTTGCGCCGTCTGGGCGTCGACGGCGTCGCGGCCCGCACCTTCCACGCGGCCGCGCTCGCTCAGCTGAACTTCTTCTGGCCGACCGTCGCCGGCGATTCCGTGCCCTCGATCGTCGACAACAAGGTGCGCCTGCTCGCCCATGCCGCCGACACCATCGGTCTGGACCCCGACACGTCGACGCTGCGCGACGTCGCGGCGGAGATCGAGTGGCGCAAGGTGACGATGCGCTCGATCTCCGACTACGCCGCAGCGCGCCCGCAGGGCGTGGGCCGCCTGGGCGTCGACCGCGTGGTGGCACTGCATGGCGCGTACGAGAAGCTCAAGGACGAGCGGCGTCAGCTCGACTTCGAGGACGTGCTCCTGGCGTGCGCCGGGATGCTCGAGGCCGAGCCCTCGGTCGCCCGCGCCGTCCACGAGCAGTACCGTCACTTCACCGTCGACGAGTTCCAGGATGTCTCGCCGCTGCAGCATCGCCTGCTCGAGCTCTGGGTCGGCGACCGGCGCGACCTCTGCGTCGTCGGCGATGCGAGCCAGACCATCTACTCGTTCGCCGGCGCCGATCCGCGCTACCTGCTCGACTTCGCGCGTCATCACGACGGCGCGCGGGTCGTGCGCCTGGAGACCAACTACCGCTCGGCCGACCGCGTGCTCGCCGTCGCGAACGAGCTCATGCGCAATCGCCCGGGCGCCCTCCACCTCGTCGCCGCCGAGAGAGAATCGCCCGACAGCGGGGGTGAGTCGGGGAGCCAGAATCCCGTGCCCACCGTCACCGCCTTCGACGATGACGCCGAGGAGGCGCGGGCGGTGGCCGCTCGGATCGCGGCGCAGATCGGCGCGGGCGCCGACCCGCGGCAGATCGCCGTGCTGTATCGCGCGCACTCCCAGTCTGCGGAGATCGTCGCCGCGCTCGCCGACGCCGGAATCGCCGCGACGGTCCTCGGCGGTCGACGCTTCTTCGACATGCCCGAGGTGCGGCAGGCGATCATGGCGCTGCGCGGCGCGGCGGTCGCGCCGCAGGAGCGCGGGTTCCTCGACGCCGTGCGCGACGTGCTGCGCTCGCTCGGTCTCAGCGACGATCCGCCCGAGGCGCGCGGCGCTCTGCGCGAGGCGTGGGAGGCGCGGGCGGCGCTGCTGCGTCTGGCTCAGGAGGCGCCTGCCGGCACCACGCTGCGGGCGTTCACCGACGAGCTCGCCGCGCGGGCACGCGCCCACGATGAGCCGGCGCTGCAGACGATCACCTTGGCGACCCTCCACGCGGCCAAGGGGCTCGAGTGGGATCACGTGCACCTCATCGGGCTCGCCGAGGGGCTCCTGCCGATCGGCTACGCCACCACCTTCGAGCAGGTCGATGAGGAGCGACGCCTGGCCTACGTCGGGATCACGCGGGCTGCGCGGTCGCTGACGCTGTCGTGGGCGCGGGGAGCGCGTGCGCGGATGCCGAGCCGCTTTCTTCGAGAGATCGGCAGCGGCAGTCTTCGTGCGGTCTCAGCGTCCGCCACGAGCGGCGCAGCGACCCGGTCCGCAGCGTCACCGACCGGCTCGAGAGCGCGGTCGGGCGCCCGCTGACCGCGTCGGCCGACCAGTCGCGGACATCGGCGCGCGCAACCTGCGCAGCCTCTGCCAGGAGGACCGCCGCGACGACGCCGGCCTCGCTCGCGCGGGACGCCGTGATCCGCGGAGGTGCGAGTGCCAGAAGCTGCGCCGCGAGGTGCGGCCAGGCCGGATCAGCCGCGCGCCGACGCGCGACGTCGCACGACACGCAGGGGGTGCGGCCCGGCACGATGATCGGTCCGACCTCGGTGCGCTCGGGGCCGAACACCACCGGCAGGTGCGGAATGTCGTGCGACATGTACGGCACCGTGCGCCGCGGATCGAGGAGGTGGTGGGCCACGAGGACGGTTGCGGCGTCGTCGATCGCGGGCCGGGAGGCGCGCTGGGGGACGTGCGCGACGATCTCCACCGTATGCCCCGCGTCGGCGACCGCGTAGGAGAGGGCGTCGGCGACGTCGGGGGCGAGGTCGGCGGGGACTTCGATCCGCACGCGTGTCGCAGGTGCCGTGCGC
This region includes:
- a CDS encoding ferritin-like fold-containing protein, with product MVKWFWQRRDTGERVLSLRARGDFGDAVRVDFEELAPDIDTFLGQAAYLQLGYFETLSELIALTPQLEKKEALSRAAGAALTKHEALVALIRDRGEDPTALMLPFREPLDAFRAATHGVHAEETMLSVHITAGMLDDFYLALAASYGETGRRVARILRADSDRQAIVEIIRERIAGDAEWKSLLAMWGRRLVGDTLLIARAALRPRSLREVDEEKVEPVFTELMSAHSRRMDDMGLAA
- a CDS encoding UrvD/REP family ATP-dependent DNA helicase; its protein translation is MIDAREARRAERLAGTLSRVHDEGARGATIHELLWIVWERSGLEAQWSREANGTGPVAESAARSLDALVALFGAAKRAVERAPEEGPARFIREILDSEVPEDMLTAPERSGTVSLLTPAAALGTEFEAVVVAGVQDGVWPNTRLRGGLLEGWRLGDAVAGSATAPGVLDRRRTVLHEELRLFVRAISRARSHVVVSAVDDDDLGVSGLFAYLPDPVDDDAAGHPLTLRGLVAQHRRTLTTAVTAAERADAAAQLALLADAGVAGASPAIWFGVSGPTTLAPLHDLDRAPVRVSPSRLEGFEACGLDWAIRALGGDTRSFSSGLGTILHAAMEEAPDGDLERLRAVVDRRWGELEFEAPWLRAQERAWADTLIGRLHVYLRRVEREGGRPVGAEARFRLAVDLGDDTSAPRVRTLDDADPAPGHAAVLSGSIDRVEEYPPGRGEDLPVAAPSDGPRVVVVDLKTGRSEQRVSAAKVVDDAQLAAYQLAVAAGVIEGVDGLENAGARLLVLSRTLKGTHYRIAHQAPMTAQEREAFTRRIADDARGMAASTFVGNLDTHCNDDSFAVCRLHTVKAVSAS
- a CDS encoding DEAD/DEAH box helicase, producing MTTFADLGVDPDIVEALASRGIQDAFPIQEQTIPLGLPGQDIIGQAKTGTGKTFGFGIPVVQRLGADPAHGVKALIVVPTRELAVQVYEDIDMLTENRSTSVVAIYGGKAYEGQIEQLKAGAQIVVGTPGRLIDLANQRLLDLSNATEVVLDEADKMLDLGFLPDIEKIFQKIPAVRHTMLYSATMPGPIVALARRFMSNPIHIRANDPDEGLTQANIRHLVYRAHSLDKDEVIARILQADGRGKTVIFTRTKRAAQKLVDELNDRGFNAGAVHGDMSQEARERSMAGFKAGKKDVLIATDVAARGIDVDDVTHVINHTIPDDEKTYLHRAGRTGRAGKTGIAVTFVDWEDLHKWALINRALEFGQPEPVETYSSSPHLFEELDIPAGTKGRIATAPRTQAVKTQAPRRQPESAAAAAEAEGDATKRRRRRRRSGAAGERIGDSFVEGVPAASDNHDSAHAAASGDAERAVGGGTHDGGGSEHHDGKPAPRRRRRRRGGRSGAGTPAAGA
- a CDS encoding DUF3107 domain-containing protein — encoded protein: MEIRIGIANTGRELSFETNEPAADVKKSIATALDAAATHVTFSDVKGNSYIVPTAGLAYIELGTEESRRVGFVA
- a CDS encoding UvrD-helicase domain-containing protein, producing the protein MTPGAAPDSSADLDTAQRSVVRLPITACGVVLGAPGTGKTATLRERVAWMLRDGGLRPEELLVLTPTRQTATALRDLLATGLDIATPGPLARSTASFAFQLVRAAAVAAEEEVPRLLTAGDQDRIIAELLAGDDEDAAQGADRWPSALGPAVRGSRAFRAELRALAAQCADLGVAPRQLAQLGVQHGIPAWQAAGAFFTDYRYALSRMRAAHRDPAELLHEAAGLLAGASAERIGPAAQLRVLLVDDAQELTRGGIALLEAARRRGLAVLAFGDPDIGSGGFRGPAPSCSRSWCDCWGAPCTSSTARTAPQPDSPASRARSRPRSARAAGSTTAGRPHRRSRTTRR